The Vibrio metoecus sequence AGACGATGGACAGGTTATGGATCTCATCCTCTCATTACTGCAACAGATGTGTGTTTACCTTGTTCTCGCCTATATGTTGAGTAAAACGCCGATCTTCATTCCTTTACTTAACATTTCTGGTCGGTTTGACCACAAAATCAGTGTTTATGTTCTGTTTTCACTGTTTTGCATTATGGGCACCTACTTTGGCCTGCAGATCAATGATGCGATTGCCAATACGCGTGCCATCGGCGCTGTGATGGGAGGTCTGTTTGGTGGACCTGTGATTGGTTTTGCGGTGGGCCTCACCGGAGGCTTACACCGCTATACCTTAGGAGGATTTACCGATCTCGCCTGCGCAATTTCCACCACCGCTGAAGGTTTAATTGGCGGCTTGCTACACACCTATTTGCTGCGCAAAGGCAAAGGGAAGTTACTGTTTAGCCCAAGTATTGTCTTTGCGGTCACCTTATTTGCCGAAATTGTGCAGATGCTGATCATCTTGGTCGTGGCTAAACCGTTTGAACAGTCTTACGCACTGGTTTCCACCATCGCCGCGCCGATGATCATTGCTAACTCAGTCGGTGCCGCACTGTTTATGAGCATCCTGCTCGATCGCAAAACCATTTTTGAAGAGTATTCCGCGACGTTTTCACGCCGCGCTCTGAATATTGCCGAGCGTTCTGTTGGTATCCTTGCTGCCGGTTTTAACCCAGAAAACGCCAACAAAATTGCCCGAATCGTGTATGAACAGACCAATGTCGGCGCGGTCTCGATCACCGATCGCGAAAAGATTCTCGCCTTTGTCGGGATTGGCGATGATCACCATAAACCGAATACACCGATCAGCTCGCAAAGCACGCTCGATGCGATTAATCGCAACGCCATCATCTATCTCGATGGCAAAGAGCATCCTTATCAATGTTCTTTGTCTCCGACCTGCAAACTGGGGTCTGCGTTAATCATTCCGTTGCGAGCAGGCGATCGGGTGATCGGAACCATCAAGCTCTACGAGCCAAAACGTAAGCTGTTTTCCACCATCAATATGTCAATGGCACAAGGCATCGCCCAACTGCTATCCAGCCAAATTCTGTACGGCGAATATCAGCAAAAACAAATCCTGCTCTCGCGAGCGGAAATCAAACTCCTGCAAGCGCAGGTCAATCCGCATTTTTTGTTTAACGCACTCAATACCATCAGTGCGGTGATCCGCCGTGAGCCAGATAAAGCTCGCGAGCTGATTTTGCATCTGTCGCAATTTTTCCGCAGCAACCTCAAACAGAACGTCGAAACCGTCACTTTGCGTGAAGAGCTTGCCCACGTGAACGCTTACCTCACTATTGAAAAAGCGCGCTTTAGTGACAGGCTCGATGTGGAAATTGCGATTGATGATGCCCTGCTAGAACGTAATGTCCCCAGCTTCACTTTGCAGCCTTTGGTGGAAAATGCCATCAAACACGGCACCTCTAACCTACTCGAAGCTGGCAAAGTGCGCATTTACAGTGAAATGGTTGAAGGGGGAATGCGCGTCGTGGTGGAAGACAACGCCGGACTCTATCAACCACCGAGTGAAGATTATGATGGTTTAGGGATGCAAATTGTTGAAAAGCGCCTAACCAATAAATTCGGTACAAAATCAGGGCTACAGATTGAAGTAGCACCACAAGAGTACACGCGAATGAGCTTTATCATTCCCGAACAAGGAACCTACTAAGGGATTAACATGTTATCTGCATTAGTCATTGACGATGAACGCTTTGCCCGTGAAGAGCTCGCGGAACTCTTAGCGGAAAGTGGCCAGATTGAGGTCATCGGCCAAGCCAGCAATGCAATTGAAGGGTTGAAAAAAATCAATCAGCTCAAGCCAGATGTGGTGTTTTTGGATATTCAGATGCCGCAAATTTCGGGCATTGAGCTGCTGAGTATGCTTGACCCAGAGACCATGCCTGAGGTGGTGTTTGTTACCGCCTACGATCAATATGCGCTGCAAGCGTTTGAAGATAACGCGTTTGATTATCTGCTCAAGCCGGTCGACACCGAACGTTTAGCCAAAACCGTGCAGCGTTTGCTGCGCCAACATAAGAAAAGTGATTACTCACCACTAACGCAACCGAGCTTAGATCAGATTCCTTGCACGGGTTTAAACCGAATTGTGCTACTGCCGATTAATGAAGTGGAATTTGCCTACAGCGATATCAGTGGCGTCAATGTGCAGACTGCGCAGCAAAAAGCGACCAGTCAATTGACCTTGAAGGTGTTGGAAGAGAAAACCGCGTTAGTGCGCTGCCATCGCCAGTACTTGGTGAATTTGAAAGCGATTCGCGAAATAAAATTGTTAGAAAACGGGCTGGCGGAGATGATCACTCATGCAGGACATAAGGTTCCGGTCAGCCGTCGTTATCTTAAAGAGCTGAAAGAGATGCTGGGATTTTACTGATCCCAGCACCACTTCGATGAGCCAAACTATTCGGAGAACTGCTCGATGAAGCGCTGCATATTGGCTGACGCTTGCTGCCAACGCTCTGAGCGCTTCAGTTCACTGTAGCTGAATTGCTGTTTTTTCAGCAGTGCTTCGGCTTGCGGCACTTCCATGATCGGAAGGTTATCCAGCACTTCGACTGCCGCTTCACGCTTGTTACACATCAAAATCATGTCACAACCCGCGACCAAGGCTTGATGAGATCGCTCAACTGGCCCACCCATCACGGCTGCGCCTTCCATGCTCAAATCATCAGAGAACACGATGCCTTTAAAACCGAGTTCTTCACGTAACACTTGTTTTAACCAGTAGCTCGAACCGCTCGCGGGTTGAGCATCGTAATGCGGATACACCACATGCGCTGGCATCATGGCATCCAACACTCCTGCCTCAATTTGCGCACGGAAAATCGCCATATCTTGCGCAATCGTCTCTCGCTCATCGTAAGGGGTTTCTAAATGGGAATCGGCAATCACAGCACCATGACCGGGGAAGTGTTTGCCAGTGGTCGCCATGCCTACCGCTTTCATGCCGCGCAGAAAAGCACTGCTGTGCTTAAGTACGGTTTGTACATCTTCACCAAAAGCGCGGTTACCAATCGCTTTACAAACAAAGCCCATATCGAGCACTGGAGCAAAACTCAAATCGACATCGTGTGCAATCAGCTCTGCCGCCATCAACCAACCGCCTTGTTCAGCGAGCTCAACGCCATTCTCAGCACGCGCATAATACTGCGCAGGGGGAATGCGAGAAAAGCCTTCACGGAAACGCTGCACGCGGCCACCTTCTTGATCGACACCAATCAAAATCGGTCTTTTCGCCGCTTGGCGGATCGCTTTATTGAGAGCCAGCAATTGCTGGTTATCGTGATAGTTGCGACCAAACAGAATCACACCACCCACCGTTGGGTGCTGCAGAATTTCGCGATCTTCGGCACTCAGTTCGTAACCGGCCACATCCAACCAAAGCGGTCCCATGCTTGCTCCTTGAAAAAATTGGCAAAATTGTCACAAGCCACGAGGTTATTCAGTTTATTTTTCAATTACAATGCCTTTGTTTGAATATGACAGAGGGATAACCAAATGGCAGAACGCGAACTCTATATCGGTGTGATGTCGGGAACCAGTTTGGATGGTGTGGATACCGCTTTAGTGGCGCTGCAAGACGATAACATCGAACTGCTGGCTCACCACGACTACCCTATGCCAGCCGACCTCAAGCAGCGGCTGCTCAATGTCTGCATCGGCCAACCAACCACCTTGATTGCAATGGGTGAATTGGAGCACGATCTGGGGCATTTGTTCAGTGATGCGGTGCTGGCGCTTTTGCAGCACAGCAGTTATCGTGCCGAGCACATCCGTGCGATCGGCTGTCATGGACAAACCGTGTTCCATCAGCCTACCGGCACCAAACCTTTTACCATGCAAATTGGCGATGCCAACATTATCGCTACGCGCACAGGCATCACGACTGTCGCCGATTTTCGGCGCAAAGATGTTGCGCTAGGAGGGCAAGGCGCACCGTTAGTTCCCGCGTTTCATCGCACAATTTTTCATGCTGAGCAATCGACCGTGGTCGTGCTCAATATCGGGGGGATTGCCAATATTTCGGTGCTCAAGCCCAATGGTGAAGTGGTGGGCTATGACACCGGCCCCGGCAATATGCTGATGGACAGCTGGTGCCAAAAAGAACGTAACCAGCCTTACGATAAAGATGCCCTGTGGGCCAAACAAGGCAGCGTGAATGCCGCATTACTTAGCCATTTAAAACAAGACCATTACTTTGCTCTTCCAGCACCCAAAAGCACAGGCCGCGAGCTGTTTAATCTGCCTTGGTTAGAAACGCAGCTCGCCACGTTTTCGGTTGATGCCACTGATGTGCAACGCACCTTGTGTGAATTCACCGCGCAAACCATTGTTGAGCAAGTCGCACCATTCGCCGAAGGGCCACAACCACAGCTTTTAGTGTGTGGCGGCGGTGCGCAAAATCCTTTACTCATGGAACGCTTACAAGCCTTGCTGCCAAGCTGGCAAGTTGCCCCAACCACCCAAATGGGCGTGGATGGCGATAATATGGAAGCCATGGCTTTCGCTTGGCTGGCACAACGGCGTATACACGGTTTACCCAGTAATTTGCCCGCGGTGACGGGCGCATCACGCCTTGCGAGTCTTGGCGTGATTTACTACCCCGATTAATCGCTACAGGAATTTTTATGACCAACGATGCACTTATCGCCGCGCTTTCTCATCTGGTTTCCGAAGGTCGTAACCCCGATACGATGGATATTGATTTGCTCTCATCGCAAGAAATTGTCGAGCGGCTTAATCAACAAGACAAACAAGTGCCACTGGCGGTGGAAGCGGTATTGCCGCAGATTGCCCAAGCGGTTGATAAAATCACTGCCGCCTTCAAACAAGGTGGCCGCTTGATCTACTTAGGGGCAGGTACCAGCGGTCGTCTGGGTGTGCTGGATGCCTCAGAATGCCCACCCACTTTCGGAGTGAGCGATCAAATGGTGATTGGCCTGATTGCCGGCGGCAAAGAGGCGATGTTTACCGCGCAAGAGGGAGCGGAAGATAACGCCACGCTGGGCGCACATGATTTACAGCAAATCGACTTTAGCAGCAAAGATGTGCTCGTCGGGATTGCGGCGAGTGGCCGCACACCTTATGTGATTGGCGCGTTAGAGTACGCCAATGATTTAGGCGCGACGACCATCGCACTCTCGTGCAACCCTGATTCTCCGATTGCCGAAATCGCCCAGATTGCCATTTCTCCGGTCGTCGGGCCGGAAGCGTTAACGGGTTCAACCCGACTTAAATCCGGTACAGCGCAGAAGTTGGTGCTCAATATGCTCACGACTGCGAGCATGATCCGTCTTGGTAAAAGCTATCAAAATCTGATGGTCGATGTCCGAGCCACCAACCGCAAGCTGATTGCCCGAGCGGTGCGAATTGTCATGCAAGCGACCGATTGCCAACGCGAAGAAGCAGAAGCACTACTCAAAGAGAGCCACAACAACGCGAAACTGGCGATTTTGATGCATCTGACCCGCATGAACTACGAGCAAGCGACTGCGAAACTCTCGCAGTCGAACGGCTTCTTACGCCGCGCCATGGAAGAGCACGAAGAGTAATTAGCCAGAGAAAAACGAGAGCCTTATAGGCTCTCGTGCTCATTATTGATTGTACTCATTCCAACCGCGTTGCCACTCCATACGAAAACGTAGAGATTGCTCAGTACCTTCACAAATCCCTTCATAGTATTGACCACTTAAACCGATTTGATAGGCCGCATTCGGATTGCAATATTGATCCAATCCTTGCTGATAGCCTTGCTCGTAATCGCTCAACTTTATCGAGCCTAATGTGACTAAGCTTTTATAACTGCGCTGAGAATGCCCAGCTAACGCATCGTGGTAACCAACTTGGTACCAATTGCCTTCTTTCTCCCACGTTGACTCGCTGGCAGCACAACCGGAGAGCAGCAAAACAACGCTAATCAGAATCCATTTTTTCATGTTTTACCTTGAGTTAATCAGTTCTCAATCTGACGATGAAATGAGCATGCCACTGAATAGCACTGGCTGTCACTTAAATTTATTAGCTACCGCTGAGGATTCGTTTGCACCACTCAAACGAGCTAAATACCGCTTAATTCACCACACGACCACTGACTAGGAAAGCCAGTGAAGCTCGCTTATTGATAACTTACTATCCACAGTGAGCTTAATTCATTAACAAAAGGACAAACGCTATGTTGTGGTTTCTTACCTGTGTCGTAGCCCTCGTTGGCGGTTACTTTATTTACGGAGCTTTCGTAGAGAAAGTATTTGGCATCAACGAAAAGCGTCAAACCCCTGCCCATACAAAAACTGACGGCGTCGACTATGTACCGATGCCCACTAAAAAAGTCTATCTCGTTCAACTGCTGAACATCGCCGGTGTGGGTCCTATCTTTGGTCCTATCATGGGTGCACTATACGGTCCTGCGGCTATGTTGTGGATCGTGGTGGGCTGTATCTTCGCCGGAGCAGTGCACGACTACTTCTCTGGAATGCTTTCTATCCGTAATGGTGGCGCCTCGGTTCCGGCCATCACGGGGCGTTACTTAGGCAATGGCGCAAAACACTTTATGAACATTTTTGCCATTGTGTTGCTGCTTCTGGTTGGTGTGGTGTTCGTTTCAGCCCCTGCTGGCATGATCACAAACCTGATTAACCAACAAACTGACTTCACCGTCAGCATGACCACCATGGTCGTGATCATCTTCGCTTACTACATTCTAGCGACTATCGTTCCTGTTGATAAAATCATCGGCCGTTTCTACCCTCTGTTTGGTGCGCTACTGATTTTCATGTCGGTTGGTTTGATGACGGCGATTGCGTTCTCTTCTGAGCACCAAGTGTTGGGCGGATTTGAAATCAGCGATATGGTGAAAAACCTCAACCCGAACGACATGCCTCTGTGGCCAGCTCTGTTCATCACCATCGCTTGTGGTGCTATTTCTGGCTTCCACGCGACTCAGTCTCCGCTGATGGCACGCTGTATGGAAAATGAGAAGAACGGTCGCTTCGTGTTTTACGGCGCGATGATTGGCGAAGGCATTATTGCTCTTATCTGGTGTACCATTGCCCTGTCTTTCTTCGGCTCACTGGAAGCGCTGTCTGAAGCAGTGAAAAACGGTGGCCCAGGTAACGTGGTTTACGGTGCTTCTTTCGGCCTGCTGGGTGTGTTTGGTGGTGTGATTGCTTTCCTTGGCGTGGTGATCCTGCCTATCACTTCGGGTGATACCGCGTTCCGTTCAAGCCGTCTTATCTTGGCTGAATACTTCAACATGGAGCAAAAAACACTGCGTAACCGCCTACTGATGGCTGTACCTCTGTTCGTCATCGGTGCAGTGCTGACTCAAGTCGATTTCGGTATCATCTGGCGTTACTTCGGCTTTGCAAACCAAGCCACTGCGGTAATGATGCTGTGGACCGCCACCGCTTACCTAATGCGTCACAACAAACTGCACTGGATCTGTACGGTACCTGCGCTGTTTATGACTACCGTGTGTATCAGCTTCATCCTTAACAGCAGCACGTTAGGTTTTGGCTTACCAATGCAGATTTCAACCATTGCAGGTGTACTGGCTTCTCTGGGTGCTCTGGCTTACGTAGCGAAAGTATCAAAAGGCAAAGGGGAAACCGATCTTGCCGATGAAGAGAAACCACAAGGCGTGACGAAAACCGCTTAATATCGAATCTTCAATCACGTGATTGAAAAACGAAAATGGCTCCCAATCTGGGAGCCATTTTTTATGCGATATTCCTTTGCAAAGAAACCATCCATCTTGGATTCACAGGATGGATGGCGAAATGATTAGTCGACTTGCTTAATTTGCAGCTCTTTAGGCACTTCAAAGAACATGTTCTCTTCGCGGCCAAGCACCTCTTCTACCGAAGTTGCGCCGAGCGCTTTGATGCGATCCAAGATTTGGTTTACCAACTCTTCTGGTGCCGAAGCGCCCGCAGTCACCCCAATTAACTGCGCATCAACGAACCACTCAGGGTCGATATCCTGTGGGCAGTCAATCAAGTAACCGGGAGTGCCCAACTTCTCAGCCAACTCCTTTAATCGAGTCGAATTCGATGAGTTTTTCGAGCCCACCACCACCATCACATCCACTTGCTCAGCCAAGATACGCACCGCATCTTGACGGTTTTGGGTGGCATAACAAATGTCATCTTTACGCGGGCCTTGGATCTTCGGAAATACACGGCGCAGCTCATCAATCACATCCGCCGTTTCATCCACTGACAACGTTGTTTGGCTCACGTAGTGTAGGTTACTTGGATCTTTCACCTTAGCTTGCAGTGATACGACATCTTCTGGCTTTTCGACCAGATACATGCCGCCTGTATCACTGGCATACTGCCCCATCGTGCCTTCCACTTCAGGATGACCAGCATGACCAATCAACACCACTTCCATATGTTTACGACTGGCACGCGCGACTTCCATATGCACTTTAGTCACCAGTGGACAAGTCGCATCAAATACCGTCAGTGAACGCTCTTTCGCTTCTTGGCGAACCGCTTGCGACACGCCATGAGCCGAAAAAATCACAATGTTATCGTCGGGAACTTCATTTAATTCCTCAACAAAGCGGGCTCCACGCTGCTTTAACCCCTCGACCACAAAGCGGTTGTGCACCACTTCATGACGCACATAAATCGGCGGCTGATA is a genomic window containing:
- a CDS encoding DUF2799 domain-containing protein; the encoded protein is MKKWILISVVLLLSGCAASESTWEKEGNWYQVGYHDALAGHSQRSYKSLVTLGSIKLSDYEQGYQQGLDQYCNPNAAYQIGLSGQYYEGICEGTEQSLRFRMEWQRGWNEYNQ
- a CDS encoding carbon starvation CstA family protein; the encoded protein is MLWFLTCVVALVGGYFIYGAFVEKVFGINEKRQTPAHTKTDGVDYVPMPTKKVYLVQLLNIAGVGPIFGPIMGALYGPAAMLWIVVGCIFAGAVHDYFSGMLSIRNGGASVPAITGRYLGNGAKHFMNIFAIVLLLLVGVVFVSAPAGMITNLINQQTDFTVSMTTMVVIIFAYYILATIVPVDKIIGRFYPLFGALLIFMSVGLMTAIAFSSEHQVLGGFEISDMVKNLNPNDMPLWPALFITIACGAISGFHATQSPLMARCMENEKNGRFVFYGAMIGEGIIALIWCTIALSFFGSLEALSEAVKNGGPGNVVYGASFGLLGVFGGVIAFLGVVILPITSGDTAFRSSRLILAEYFNMEQKTLRNRLLMAVPLFVIGAVLTQVDFGIIWRYFGFANQATAVMMLWTATAYLMRHNKLHWICTVPALFMTTVCISFILNSSTLGFGLPMQISTIAGVLASLGALAYVAKVSKGKGETDLADEEKPQGVTKTA
- the nagZ gene encoding beta-N-acetylhexosaminidase, translating into MGPLWLDVAGYELSAEDREILQHPTVGGVILFGRNYHDNQQLLALNKAIRQAAKRPILIGVDQEGGRVQRFREGFSRIPPAQYYARAENGVELAEQGGWLMAAELIAHDVDLSFAPVLDMGFVCKAIGNRAFGEDVQTVLKHSSAFLRGMKAVGMATTGKHFPGHGAVIADSHLETPYDERETIAQDMAIFRAQIEAGVLDAMMPAHVVYPHYDAQPASGSSYWLKQVLREELGFKGIVFSDDLSMEGAAVMGGPVERSHQALVAGCDMILMCNKREAAVEVLDNLPIMEVPQAEALLKKQQFSYSELKRSERWQQASANMQRFIEQFSE
- the murQ gene encoding N-acetylmuramic acid 6-phosphate etherase, coding for MTNDALIAALSHLVSEGRNPDTMDIDLLSSQEIVERLNQQDKQVPLAVEAVLPQIAQAVDKITAAFKQGGRLIYLGAGTSGRLGVLDASECPPTFGVSDQMVIGLIAGGKEAMFTAQEGAEDNATLGAHDLQQIDFSSKDVLVGIAASGRTPYVIGALEYANDLGATTIALSCNPDSPIAEIAQIAISPVVGPEALTGSTRLKSGTAQKLVLNMLTTASMIRLGKSYQNLMVDVRATNRKLIARAVRIVMQATDCQREEAEALLKESHNNAKLAILMHLTRMNYEQATAKLSQSNGFLRRAMEEHEE
- a CDS encoding sensor histidine kinase, producing the protein MDLILSLLQQMCVYLVLAYMLSKTPIFIPLLNISGRFDHKISVYVLFSLFCIMGTYFGLQINDAIANTRAIGAVMGGLFGGPVIGFAVGLTGGLHRYTLGGFTDLACAISTTAEGLIGGLLHTYLLRKGKGKLLFSPSIVFAVTLFAEIVQMLIILVVAKPFEQSYALVSTIAAPMIIANSVGAALFMSILLDRKTIFEEYSATFSRRALNIAERSVGILAAGFNPENANKIARIVYEQTNVGAVSITDREKILAFVGIGDDHHKPNTPISSQSTLDAINRNAIIYLDGKEHPYQCSLSPTCKLGSALIIPLRAGDRVIGTIKLYEPKRKLFSTINMSMAQGIAQLLSSQILYGEYQQKQILLSRAEIKLLQAQVNPHFLFNALNTISAVIRREPDKARELILHLSQFFRSNLKQNVETVTLREELAHVNAYLTIEKARFSDRLDVEIAIDDALLERNVPSFTLQPLVENAIKHGTSNLLEAGKVRIYSEMVEGGMRVVVEDNAGLYQPPSEDYDGLGMQIVEKRLTNKFGTKSGLQIEVAPQEYTRMSFIIPEQGTY
- a CDS encoding anhydro-N-acetylmuramic acid kinase, with translation MAERELYIGVMSGTSLDGVDTALVALQDDNIELLAHHDYPMPADLKQRLLNVCIGQPTTLIAMGELEHDLGHLFSDAVLALLQHSSYRAEHIRAIGCHGQTVFHQPTGTKPFTMQIGDANIIATRTGITTVADFRRKDVALGGQGAPLVPAFHRTIFHAEQSTVVVLNIGGIANISVLKPNGEVVGYDTGPGNMLMDSWCQKERNQPYDKDALWAKQGSVNAALLSHLKQDHYFALPAPKSTGRELFNLPWLETQLATFSVDATDVQRTLCEFTAQTIVEQVAPFAEGPQPQLLVCGGGAQNPLLMERLQALLPSWQVAPTTQMGVDGDNMEAMAFAWLAQRRIHGLPSNLPAVTGASRLASLGVIYYPD
- the btsR gene encoding two-component system response regulator BtsR — its product is MLSALVIDDERFAREELAELLAESGQIEVIGQASNAIEGLKKINQLKPDVVFLDIQMPQISGIELLSMLDPETMPEVVFVTAYDQYALQAFEDNAFDYLLKPVDTERLAKTVQRLLRQHKKSDYSPLTQPSLDQIPCTGLNRIVLLPINEVEFAYSDISGVNVQTAQQKATSQLTLKVLEEKTALVRCHRQYLVNLKAIREIKLLENGLAEMITHAGHKVPVSRRYLKELKEMLGFY
- the ispH gene encoding 4-hydroxy-3-methylbut-2-enyl diphosphate reductase, which encodes MKILLANPRGFCAGVDRAISIVERALELYQPPIYVRHEVVHNRFVVEGLKQRGARFVEELNEVPDDNIVIFSAHGVSQAVRQEAKERSLTVFDATCPLVTKVHMEVARASRKHMEVVLIGHAGHPEVEGTMGQYASDTGGMYLVEKPEDVVSLQAKVKDPSNLHYVSQTTLSVDETADVIDELRRVFPKIQGPRKDDICYATQNRQDAVRILAEQVDVMVVVGSKNSSNSTRLKELAEKLGTPGYLIDCPQDIDPEWFVDAQLIGVTAGASAPEELVNQILDRIKALGATSVEEVLGREENMFFEVPKELQIKQVD